A genomic region of Noviherbaspirillum sp. L7-7A contains the following coding sequences:
- a CDS encoding NfeD family protein, producing the protein MTAWMVWLALAGLLVILEMFSGTFYLLMIALGMVAGALAAWLGLSAEVQILLAALIGAAAALALRRRRPRRTDAARDPNINLDIGQSLHVSHWHEGSARAMYRGALWDVELAHGAHARTGQFVIREVRGSRLIVSNQPE; encoded by the coding sequence ATGACGGCTTGGATGGTATGGCTTGCATTGGCTGGCTTGCTGGTGATTCTCGAAATGTTTTCCGGGACGTTTTACCTGCTGATGATTGCACTCGGCATGGTGGCCGGCGCTTTGGCCGCCTGGCTCGGCCTCTCGGCGGAAGTACAGATCCTTCTGGCGGCCCTTATAGGCGCTGCGGCAGCCCTGGCATTGCGCCGGCGCCGTCCACGCAGGACCGACGCCGCTCGCGACCCCAACATCAATCTTGACATTGGCCAGAGCCTGCATGTCAGCCACTGGCATGAAGGAAGCGCAAGGGCCATGTACCGCGGCGCCTTGTGGGATGTGGAACTTGCCCATGGCGCGCATGCGAGAACAGGCCAGTTCGTCATACGCGAGGTTCGCGGCAGCCGTCTCATCGTCAGCAATCAACCGGAGTAA
- a CDS encoding efflux RND transporter permease subunit, giving the protein MSPSTPFIQRPVATSLLMLAIVLAGFMGFRFLPLSALPQVDFPTIQVQTLYPGASPEVMSQTVTAPLERQFGQMSGLQRMSSTSAAGVSVITLQFDLGEKLDVAEQEVQAAINAGSSLLPADLPAPPVYAKVNPADAPVLTLAITSDTLPLTDVQNLVNTRLALKISQVSGVGLVSLSGGQRPAVRIQADSQALASYGLGLDSLRNAISAANANSAKGSFDGPTRSFTINANDQLVTAQDYASLIIAYRNGAPVRLSEVAKVVDSAENVKLAAWAGMKPAIILNVQRQPGANVIATVDAIKARLPELQAGLPASLQVDVLSDRTTGIRASVRHVEIELLLAVVLVVLVIFAFLHDLRATVIASLAVPISLIGACGAMYLLGYSLNNLSLMALTIATGFVVDDAIVMIENIARYIEEGEPPMAAALKGAAQIGFTIISLTVSLIAVLIPLLFMGDVVGRLFREFAITLAITILISAVVSLTLVPMMSGRWLKSHAGIDADQPAGRLQRVYDSVMVRYDRSLQWVLARQGLTLLVALATLALTVVLYILIPKGLFPTQDTGQLQARVEAAQSVSYQRMTELQQAAAQAILEDPAVENLSSFVGVDAANNTMLHTGRMLINLKDQRDGKLADIMGRLRERVGRVAGVTLYLQPTQDLTIDAESGPTQYRLSLEGARSATVNEWAGKLASRLQQVPQVRNVVSDAGASGLAAVVEIDRDTASRLGITAAAVDEALYSAFGQRIVSTIFTETNQYRVILEAQQQGLATPQTLGALQLRTSAGKPTPLSAIARISEQPAPLQVTHVAQYPATTLGFDTAPGVSLGRAVDAIRHAAQEIDMPASVSMTFLGAAGAYQASLTNQLWLILAAVVCVYIVLGVLYESYVHPLTILSTLPSAGVGALLALMLSGEDLGVIGIIGIILLIGIVKKNAIMMIDFAIDAERNEGRAPREAIHQAALLRFRPILMTTLAALFAAVPLMLGWGEGAELRRPLGLSIFGGLIVSQMLTLYTTPVIYLAFDRLGQRLRGGRGQRGQTAEEAGA; this is encoded by the coding sequence ATGAGCCCTTCAACACCCTTCATCCAGCGCCCGGTCGCGACCTCGCTCCTGATGCTGGCCATCGTGCTGGCCGGCTTCATGGGTTTCCGCTTCCTGCCGCTGTCGGCGCTGCCGCAAGTCGATTTCCCGACGATACAGGTGCAGACCCTGTATCCGGGCGCCAGCCCTGAGGTGATGAGCCAGACCGTCACCGCACCGCTGGAACGGCAGTTCGGCCAGATGTCCGGCCTGCAGCGCATGAGTTCCACCAGCGCCGCCGGCGTATCGGTGATCACCCTGCAGTTCGATCTCGGCGAGAAGCTCGACGTGGCCGAACAGGAAGTGCAGGCCGCGATCAATGCCGGTTCCTCGCTGCTGCCGGCCGACCTGCCGGCGCCGCCGGTCTATGCCAAGGTCAATCCGGCCGACGCGCCCGTGCTGACGCTGGCCATCACCTCCGACACCCTGCCGCTGACCGATGTGCAGAACCTGGTCAATACCCGGCTGGCCCTGAAGATCAGCCAGGTATCGGGCGTAGGCCTGGTATCCCTGTCCGGCGGCCAGCGGCCGGCGGTGCGCATCCAGGCCGACAGCCAGGCGCTGGCGTCCTATGGCCTCGGCCTGGACAGCCTGCGCAATGCCATCAGCGCGGCCAATGCCAACAGCGCCAAGGGCAGCTTCGACGGCCCGACGCGCTCCTTCACCATCAATGCCAATGACCAGCTGGTGACGGCACAGGATTATGCATCGCTGATCATTGCCTACCGCAATGGCGCGCCGGTGCGGCTGTCCGAAGTGGCGAAGGTGGTGGACAGCGCCGAGAACGTGAAGCTGGCGGCCTGGGCCGGCATGAAGCCGGCCATCATCCTGAACGTGCAGCGCCAGCCGGGCGCCAACGTGATCGCCACCGTGGACGCGATCAAGGCCCGCCTGCCCGAATTGCAGGCCGGCCTGCCGGCGTCGCTGCAGGTGGATGTGCTGTCGGACCGCACCACCGGCATCCGCGCCTCGGTGCGGCATGTGGAGATCGAGCTGCTGCTGGCGGTGGTGCTGGTAGTGCTGGTGATCTTCGCCTTCCTGCATGACCTGCGCGCGACCGTGATCGCCAGCCTGGCCGTGCCGATCTCGCTGATCGGCGCATGCGGCGCGATGTATTTGCTGGGCTACAGCTTGAACAACCTGTCGCTGATGGCATTGACGATCGCCACCGGCTTCGTGGTGGACGATGCGATCGTGATGATCGAGAACATCGCCCGCTACATCGAGGAAGGCGAGCCGCCGATGGCGGCGGCGTTAAAAGGCGCGGCGCAGATCGGCTTCACCATCATCTCGCTGACGGTGTCGCTGATCGCGGTGCTGATTCCGCTGCTGTTCATGGGCGACGTGGTCGGCCGGCTGTTCCGGGAATTCGCCATCACGCTGGCCATCACCATCCTGATCTCGGCCGTGGTGTCGCTGACGCTGGTGCCAATGATGTCGGGCCGCTGGCTCAAAAGCCATGCCGGCATCGACGCCGACCAGCCTGCCGGCCGCCTGCAGCGCGTCTACGACAGCGTAATGGTTCGCTACGACCGTTCGCTGCAATGGGTGCTGGCGCGCCAGGGGCTGACGCTGCTGGTGGCCCTGGCCACGCTGGCGCTGACGGTGGTGCTCTACATCCTGATTCCGAAAGGCTTGTTCCCGACCCAGGATACCGGCCAGTTGCAGGCGCGGGTGGAAGCGGCGCAGTCGGTGTCCTACCAGCGCATGACCGAGCTCCAGCAGGCCGCCGCGCAAGCCATCCTGGAAGATCCGGCGGTGGAAAACCTGAGCTCCTTCGTGGGCGTGGACGCCGCCAACAACACCATGCTGCACACCGGCCGCATGCTGATCAACCTGAAGGACCAGCGCGACGGCAAGCTGGCCGACATCATGGGCCGGCTGCGCGAGCGGGTCGGCCGGGTGGCCGGCGTGACGCTGTACCTGCAGCCGACCCAGGACCTGACCATCGATGCCGAGAGCGGCCCGACCCAGTACCGGCTGTCGCTGGAGGGCGCGCGCAGCGCCACCGTGAATGAATGGGCCGGCAAGCTGGCGAGCCGGCTGCAGCAGGTGCCGCAGGTGCGCAACGTGGTGTCGGACGCCGGCGCTTCCGGCCTGGCGGCGGTGGTCGAGATCGACCGCGACACCGCCTCGCGGCTGGGCATCACCGCGGCCGCAGTCGACGAGGCGCTGTACAGCGCCTTCGGCCAGCGCATCGTCTCCACCATCTTCACCGAGACCAACCAGTACCGGGTGATCCTGGAAGCGCAGCAGCAGGGCCTGGCCACGCCCCAGACGCTGGGCGCGCTCCAGTTGCGCACCAGCGCCGGCAAGCCCACGCCGCTGTCGGCGATTGCCCGCATCAGCGAGCAGCCGGCGCCGCTGCAGGTGACCCATGTGGCGCAGTATCCGGCCACCACGCTGGGCTTCGATACCGCGCCGGGCGTGTCGCTGGGGAGGGCGGTCGATGCCATCCGCCATGCCGCGCAGGAGATCGACATGCCGGCCAGCGTGTCGATGACCTTCCTCGGCGCGGCCGGCGCCTACCAGGCTTCGCTGACCAACCAGCTGTGGCTGATCCTGGCCGCGGTGGTGTGCGTCTATATCGTGCTGGGCGTGCTGTATGAAAGCTATGTGCATCCGCTGACCATCCTGTCGACGCTGCCGTCGGCCGGCGTGGGCGCACTGCTGGCGCTGATGCTCAGCGGCGAAGACCTGGGCGTGATCGGCATCATCGGCATCATCCTGCTGATCGGCATCGTGAAGAAGAACGCGATCATGATGATTGACTTCGCCATCGACGCCGAGCGCAACGAGGGCCGCGCGCCGCGCGAGGCGATCCACCAGGCCGCGCTGCTGCGCTTCCGCCCGATCCTGATGACGACCCTGGCGGCGCTGTTCGCCGCGGTGCCGCTGATGCTGGGCTGGGGCGAGGGCGCCGAACTGCGGCGGCCGCTCGGCCTGTCCATCTTCGGCGGCCTGATCGTGAGCCAGATGCTCACGCTCTACACCACGCCGGTGATCTACCTGGCCTTCGACCGGCTCGGCCAGCGCCTGCGCGGCGGACGCGGCCAGCGTGGCCAAACGGCGGAAGAGGCGGGCGCGTGA
- a CDS encoding DUF3617 domain-containing protein → MFRISSLIVSTLLIAATAQAASPAGPAPRPGLWEVSATSALLALVPQIPADQMARLRGLARQHGFDMPKIENGAASSRVCITPEMAAQNTMPDLYQQQSGCTSRNAVRDGARYAMDVRCDGPRVRGSGRAEGMLEGPERFSGTSSFDGTIDGTPVREQAQTSGRWIAASCNGLPPPR, encoded by the coding sequence TTGTTTCGTATTTCATCGCTGATCGTCAGCACGCTATTGATTGCCGCCACAGCCCAGGCCGCCTCGCCGGCCGGACCCGCTCCCCGTCCCGGCCTGTGGGAGGTCAGCGCCACCTCCGCCCTGCTGGCACTGGTGCCGCAAATCCCGGCCGACCAGATGGCAAGGCTGCGCGGCCTGGCGCGCCAGCACGGCTTCGATATGCCAAAAATAGAAAACGGCGCGGCCAGTTCCCGCGTCTGCATCACGCCGGAAATGGCGGCGCAGAACACCATGCCCGATCTGTATCAGCAGCAGTCAGGCTGCACCAGCCGCAATGCGGTACGCGACGGCGCGCGCTATGCCATGGATGTGCGCTGCGACGGACCGCGGGTGCGCGGCAGCGGCCGCGCCGAAGGCATGCTGGAAGGCCCCGAGCGCTTCAGCGGCACCTCCAGCTTCGATGGCACGATAGACGGCACGCCGGTCAGGGAGCAGGCACAGACCAGCGGCCGCTGGATTGCGGCCAGCTGCAACGGCCTGCCGCCGCCACGCTGA
- a CDS encoding efflux RND transporter periplasmic adaptor subunit produces the protein MDSRVNDTPPGTTTTTVPRKTRSRLLGTIIAIAALLALGWLVWHLTRPKPEGGPGAGGGPGGPGGRGAPATTVGVGMAERIDLPVTLEAIGTVTSAATVTVRPQVSGVFREILFTEGQLVKAGQVMAVIDPSQFEMALMQASGQRQRDEAQLENAKLTLQRYRTLLAQDSIARQEVDTQAALVRQLEGTVLADRAAEGTAKLNLGYSKVVAPISGRVGLRSVDVGNVIGPNDANGIAVITQVSPIDVQFAIPQDRVPEVQEGLRQAGAMQVSALDRTRATVLGEGRFRALDNQVDTQTGTVRAKARFDNQDGALFPSQFVNVKMMLRTIPGAVAVPVNALRNSSSGAYVYVLNPQERTVSQRKVQRGQATADRVQIVSGLEAGERVITEGADRLKDGDKVSLPGERPGAGGGGGRRQGERRRGAGGAGGANNAPATEGAAPAAAPEGARPAAPASQPPTGAAPAAPATPR, from the coding sequence ATGGATTCACGAGTCAACGACACGCCTCCCGGCACGACCACCACAACCGTTCCACGCAAGACCCGAAGCCGCCTGCTCGGCACGATCATCGCCATTGCGGCCCTGCTTGCTCTTGGCTGGCTGGTCTGGCATCTGACGCGTCCCAAGCCGGAGGGCGGGCCGGGCGCCGGCGGCGGTCCGGGCGGTCCGGGAGGGCGCGGCGCGCCTGCCACGACAGTAGGCGTGGGAATGGCCGAGCGAATCGATCTGCCGGTTACGCTGGAGGCGATTGGCACGGTCACCTCGGCTGCCACCGTTACCGTGCGGCCCCAGGTGTCGGGCGTGTTTCGCGAGATCCTGTTCACCGAAGGCCAGCTCGTGAAAGCGGGGCAGGTGATGGCCGTGATCGATCCCAGCCAGTTCGAGATGGCGCTGATGCAGGCTAGCGGCCAGCGCCAGCGCGACGAGGCGCAGCTGGAGAATGCGAAGCTGACGCTGCAGCGTTACCGCACGCTGCTGGCGCAGGACTCGATTGCGCGTCAGGAGGTCGACACCCAGGCCGCACTGGTGCGCCAGCTGGAAGGCACGGTGCTGGCCGACCGCGCCGCCGAAGGCACCGCCAAGCTCAATCTCGGCTATAGCAAGGTAGTGGCCCCGATCAGCGGCCGGGTCGGCCTGCGCAGCGTGGACGTCGGCAATGTGATCGGACCCAACGATGCCAACGGCATCGCCGTCATCACCCAGGTGTCGCCGATCGATGTGCAGTTCGCCATTCCCCAGGACCGGGTGCCCGAAGTGCAGGAAGGCCTGCGCCAGGCTGGCGCGATGCAGGTCAGCGCGCTCGACCGCACCCGCGCCACGGTGCTGGGCGAAGGCCGCTTCCGCGCCCTCGACAACCAGGTCGATACCCAGACCGGCACGGTGCGCGCCAAGGCGCGTTTCGATAACCAGGATGGCGCGCTCTTTCCGAGCCAGTTCGTGAATGTGAAGATGATGCTGCGCACCATCCCGGGCGCGGTGGCGGTGCCGGTCAATGCGCTGCGCAACAGCAGCAGCGGCGCCTATGTCTATGTGCTCAATCCCCAGGAACGCACGGTTTCGCAGCGCAAGGTGCAGCGCGGACAGGCCACGGCGGACCGGGTGCAGATCGTCAGCGGCCTGGAAGCGGGCGAGCGGGTCATCACCGAAGGCGCCGACCGCCTGAAGGATGGCGACAAGGTGTCGCTGCCGGGCGAGCGGCCCGGTGCGGGCGGCGGCGGTGGTCGCCGTCAGGGCGAGCGCCGCCGTGGTGCCGGTGGTGCCGGTGGTGCCAATAATGCCCCGGCAACGGAAGGCGCCGCGCCAGCAGCAGCGCCTGAAGGCGCACGGCCAGCCGCGCCGGCAAGCCAGCCGCCGACCGGCGCCGCCCCGGCTGCGCCAGCCACCCCGCGCTGA
- the ppsA gene encoding phosphoenolpyruvate synthase has translation MSNAANQGGSPEATYVASFEELRMTDVESVGGKNASLGEMISQLAGAGVRVPTGFATTAQAFRDFLSYSEVGGVSLAQRIEDRLDGLNIDDVRSLAAAGAEIRQWIIDTPFQPRLQQEITRFYERLVADSTAEMSFAVRSSATAEDLPDASFAGQQETFLNVVGIDNVLEAMKHVFASLYNDRAISYRVHKGFTHAEVALSAGVQRMVRSDVGAAGVMFTMDTESGFRDVVFITSSYGLGETVVQGAVNPDEFYVHKPMLAQGKLPIIRRNIGSKMIKMEFTGEAKAGRSVRTVDVPIEMRNRYSLNDEEIVELAKYAVIIEKHYGRPMDIEWGKDGRDGKLYILQARPETVKSQQKSTDAQQRYKLKGSSVVLTSGRAIGQKIGAGPVRVIRDPSEMERVQPGDVLVADMTDPNWEPVMKRASAIVTNRGGRTCHAAIIARELGVPAVVGCGDATDVLIDGNLVTVSCAEGDEGRIYDGLLETEVTEVLRGELPELPVKITLNVGNPQLAFDFQSVPNAGVGLARLEFIINNNIGVHPKAILEYPNIDASLKKAVESVARGHASPKAFYVDKLAEGVATIAAAFWPKPVIVRLSDFKSNEYKKLIGGSRYEPDEENPMLGFRGAARYLAEDFAESFEMECAAMKRVREDMGLTNVEIMVPFVRTLGQAQKVIDLLGKNGLRRGENGLRLIMMCEVPSNAILADEFLEFFDGFSIGSNDLTQLTLGLDRDSGMALLAADFDERDPAVMAMLSRAIGACRKQGKYVGICGQGPSDHPDFAEWLMKEGITSISLNPDSVVDTWQGLAKRLG, from the coding sequence CTACGTAGCATCGTTTGAAGAACTCAGGATGACCGACGTCGAGTCGGTCGGCGGCAAGAATGCATCGCTGGGCGAGATGATCAGTCAGCTCGCCGGCGCCGGCGTGCGCGTGCCGACGGGTTTCGCCACCACTGCGCAGGCATTCCGCGATTTTCTGTCCTACAGCGAAGTCGGCGGTGTTTCTCTTGCGCAACGCATTGAGGATCGTCTTGACGGCCTGAACATCGACGACGTGCGCTCGCTCGCCGCCGCTGGCGCGGAAATCCGCCAGTGGATCATCGACACCCCTTTCCAGCCGCGCCTGCAGCAGGAAATTACCCGGTTCTACGAGCGCCTGGTCGCCGATTCCACCGCGGAAATGTCCTTTGCCGTTCGCTCCTCGGCTACTGCGGAAGACCTGCCGGATGCCTCCTTTGCCGGTCAGCAGGAAACCTTCCTCAATGTCGTCGGCATCGACAACGTGCTCGAAGCGATGAAGCATGTCTTCGCTTCGCTGTACAACGACCGCGCCATCTCCTATCGCGTCCACAAGGGATTCACCCATGCGGAAGTGGCCCTGTCTGCCGGCGTGCAGCGCATGGTCCGCTCCGACGTCGGCGCCGCCGGCGTGATGTTTACGATGGACACCGAGTCCGGTTTCCGCGACGTGGTCTTCATTACCTCCAGCTATGGCCTGGGCGAGACCGTGGTGCAGGGCGCGGTCAATCCGGACGAGTTCTACGTCCACAAGCCGATGCTGGCGCAGGGCAAGCTGCCCATCATCCGCCGCAACATCGGCTCCAAGATGATCAAGATGGAATTCACCGGCGAAGCCAAGGCTGGCCGCTCGGTGCGCACCGTGGATGTGCCCATCGAAATGCGCAATCGCTACTCCCTGAACGATGAGGAAATCGTCGAGCTGGCCAAGTATGCGGTCATCATCGAAAAGCACTATGGCCGCCCGATGGATATCGAATGGGGCAAGGATGGCCGCGATGGCAAGCTCTACATCCTGCAGGCACGTCCGGAGACGGTAAAGTCGCAGCAGAAGTCGACCGATGCACAGCAGCGCTACAAGTTGAAGGGCAGCAGCGTTGTGCTAACGTCCGGCCGCGCCATCGGCCAGAAGATCGGCGCCGGCCCGGTCCGCGTGATCCGCGATCCGTCGGAAATGGAGCGGGTGCAGCCGGGCGACGTGCTGGTGGCCGACATGACCGATCCCAACTGGGAGCCGGTGATGAAGCGCGCTTCAGCCATCGTCACCAACCGTGGCGGCCGCACCTGCCACGCAGCCATCATCGCCCGTGAACTGGGCGTGCCGGCGGTGGTCGGCTGCGGTGATGCAACCGATGTGCTGATCGATGGCAATCTCGTCACCGTGTCCTGCGCCGAAGGCGACGAAGGCCGGATCTATGACGGCCTGCTGGAAACCGAAGTGACCGAGGTGTTGCGCGGCGAGCTGCCGGAACTGCCGGTGAAGATCACCCTGAACGTCGGCAACCCGCAGCTGGCATTCGACTTCCAGTCGGTGCCGAACGCCGGCGTCGGCCTGGCGCGCCTGGAATTCATCATCAACAACAATATTGGCGTTCATCCGAAGGCCATCCTCGAATATCCGAACATCGACGCGTCGCTGAAGAAGGCGGTGGAATCGGTGGCGCGCGGCCATGCGTCGCCCAAGGCGTTCTATGTCGACAAGCTGGCCGAAGGCGTTGCCACGATTGCCGCGGCATTCTGGCCCAAGCCCGTGATCGTTCGCCTGTCCGACTTCAAGTCGAACGAGTACAAGAAGCTGATCGGCGGCTCGCGCTATGAGCCGGACGAGGAAAACCCGATGCTGGGCTTCCGCGGCGCCGCCCGTTACCTGGCCGAGGATTTTGCCGAATCGTTCGAGATGGAATGCGCGGCAATGAAGCGGGTGCGCGAAGACATGGGCCTGACCAATGTCGAGATCATGGTGCCGTTCGTGCGTACCCTGGGCCAGGCGCAGAAGGTCATCGACCTGCTGGGCAAGAATGGCCTGCGTCGCGGCGAAAACGGCCTGCGCCTGATCATGATGTGCGAAGTGCCTTCCAATGCCATCCTGGCCGATGAATTCCTGGAATTCTTCGACGGCTTCTCGATCGGTTCCAACGACCTGACCCAGCTGACCCTGGGCCTGGACCGCGATTCCGGCATGGCGCTGCTGGCAGCGGACTTCGACGAGCGCGATCCGGCGGTGATGGCCATGCTGTCCCGTGCGATCGGCGCCTGCCGCAAGCAGGGCAAGTATGTGGGTATCTGCGGCCAGGGCCCGTCGGACCATCCTGACTTTGCCGAGTGGCTGATGAAGGAAGGCATTACCTCCATCTCGCTCAATCCCGACTCGGTTGTTGATACATGGCAAGGCCTTGCCAAGCGCCTCGGTTGA
- a CDS encoding stomatin-like protein, which yields MEITFGTLTLVLFILAVVFVIKTIKVVPQQHAWVVERLGKYHAILGPGLNIVIPFIDRVAYKHILKEIPLDVPPQVCITRDNTQLQVDGILYFQVTDPMRASYGSSNYVAAITQLAQTTLRSVIGRMELDKTFEERDHINTAIVNAIDESAANWGVKVLRYEIKDLTPPKEILHAMQAQITAEREKRALIAASEGRKQEQINIATGEREASIARSEGEKQASINRAEGEAAAIVAIANATAEALRQTGAAIREPGGQDAVSLKVAEQYVDAFAKLAKTGNTLIVPGDLGNMSTMIASALQVVKSQPKA from the coding sequence ATGGAAATCACGTTTGGCACCTTGACCCTGGTTCTTTTCATCCTCGCCGTCGTCTTCGTGATCAAGACCATCAAGGTCGTGCCGCAGCAGCATGCCTGGGTGGTGGAGCGCCTGGGCAAGTACCACGCAATACTCGGGCCTGGCTTGAATATCGTGATCCCCTTCATCGACCGGGTGGCGTACAAGCACATCCTGAAGGAGATCCCGCTGGATGTGCCGCCCCAGGTCTGCATCACGCGCGACAATACCCAGCTGCAGGTGGACGGCATCCTGTACTTCCAGGTGACCGATCCGATGCGCGCTTCCTATGGTTCCTCCAACTATGTCGCCGCGATCACCCAGCTTGCGCAGACCACGCTGCGCTCCGTGATCGGCCGCATGGAGCTGGACAAGACCTTCGAGGAGCGCGATCACATCAACACCGCCATCGTCAATGCCATCGACGAGTCGGCGGCGAACTGGGGCGTGAAGGTATTGCGCTACGAGATCAAGGACCTGACGCCGCCGAAGGAGATCCTGCATGCGATGCAGGCGCAGATCACGGCTGAAAGGGAAAAGCGGGCGCTGATTGCCGCGTCAGAAGGTCGCAAGCAGGAACAGATCAATATCGCCACCGGCGAGCGCGAAGCCTCGATTGCCCGTTCCGAAGGGGAGAAGCAGGCGTCGATCAACCGCGCCGAAGGCGAGGCGGCGGCCATCGTGGCCATCGCCAACGCCACCGCCGAAGCGCTGCGCCAGACCGGCGCGGCCATCCGGGAGCCGGGCGGCCAGGACGCGGTCAGCCTGAAAGTGGCTGAACAGTATGTCGATGCCTTCGCCAAGCTGGCCAAGACCGGCAACACGCTGATCGTGCCCGGCGACCTGGGCAATATGAGCACCATGATTGCCAGCGCGCTGCAGGTGGTGAAGTCGCAGCCCAAGGCCTGA